A single Methanolobus sp. ZRKC5 DNA region contains:
- the cas1b gene encoding type I-B CRISPR-associated endonuclease Cas1b, giving the protein MDTMRADYYILQDGILKRKENTVYFENKGERRVLPINKIYSIYAYGKLSFSSGVVSYLSKNGIPIHFFNYYGFYEGSMYPRETLISGDLVIQQAAQYLDDDKRMQLAGKFIEGACGNILKNLKYYSRSREDIQKNIDSYISSIESEILRLPDAHSIAGMMNVEGRIRNIYYSALDEIFPEEYRIVTRTRRPPGNKMNTLISFGNSLMYTTVLSEIYNTQLNPTISYLHEPFERRFSLALDVSEIFKPIIIDRIILKLVNKNMLDDNCFRGEIGDMLLSDKGKKIFLKEYNDKLGTTIKHKGLKRNVSYKRLIRLELYKLSKHVLGDEVYKPLVMWW; this is encoded by the coding sequence ATGGACACTATGCGAGCCGATTATTATATCCTGCAGGATGGTATTTTAAAGCGAAAGGAAAACACAGTTTACTTTGAAAACAAAGGCGAGAGACGCGTTTTACCTATAAACAAGATATATTCCATTTATGCATACGGAAAATTATCATTTTCATCGGGTGTTGTGTCATATCTTTCAAAGAACGGAATCCCCATACATTTTTTCAATTACTATGGTTTCTACGAAGGCAGCATGTATCCACGGGAGACGCTAATTAGTGGTGATCTTGTGATACAACAGGCAGCTCAGTATCTTGATGACGATAAGCGGATGCAGCTTGCAGGAAAGTTCATCGAAGGTGCATGTGGAAATATTCTTAAAAACTTGAAATATTATTCAAGGAGCAGAGAGGATATTCAGAAAAACATAGATTCATACATAAGTTCGATTGAATCGGAGATTCTTCGCCTTCCAGATGCCCATTCAATAGCAGGCATGATGAATGTAGAAGGACGAATACGCAATATATATTACAGTGCCCTGGATGAGATATTTCCTGAAGAATACAGGATTGTAACACGGACACGTCGCCCGCCAGGAAATAAGATGAATACGCTTATCAGTTTTGGCAATTCCCTGATGTATACAACAGTTCTTTCTGAAATCTACAATACTCAGCTTAATCCAACCATTTCATATCTACATGAACCTTTTGAGCGTCGTTTTTCACTTGCACTTGATGTTAGTGAGATCTTCAAACCTATCATCATTGACAGGATTATATTAAAACTTGTGAATAAAAATATGCTGGATGACAACTGCTTTAGAGGAGAGATTGGGGATATGCTGCTGAGTGATAAAGGGAAGAAGATATTTTTAAAAGAGTACAATGACAAATTAGGCACTACTATCAAGCATAAAGGTTTGAAGCGTAATGTATCGTATAAGCGTCTC
- the cas4 gene encoding CRISPR-associated protein Cas4, giving the protein MTNNNPTTPNTTKAPKDEYSTTDHPLSPTMKITGVKINYYHICHTKLWLFSHNITLEHEHENVNIGKVLHEERYSKNKKDVTIDNTISIDFVKQRNGIIELHEVKKTKKMEDAHLRQMLYYLYYLKRRGIDAQGVMNYPLLNQTKEVILTSDAEKNIEEDIRGIERIVTGRMPHPKRIRICQKCAYSEFCFCGDGD; this is encoded by the coding sequence ATGACAAACAACAATCCCACCACACCAAATACTACAAAAGCACCCAAAGATGAATATTCAACAACAGATCACCCTCTTTCCCCCACCATGAAAATAACCGGTGTCAAGATCAACTACTACCACATCTGCCACACCAAGCTCTGGCTTTTTTCCCACAATATCACTCTTGAACATGAACACGAAAATGTCAATATCGGCAAGGTGCTCCATGAAGAAAGATACAGCAAAAACAAAAAGGACGTTACTATTGACAACACGATCAGCATCGATTTTGTGAAGCAGCGTAATGGCATCATAGAATTACATGAGGTGAAAAAGACAAAAAAGATGGAGGATGCCCATCTACGGCAGATGCTCTACTACCTTTATTACCTCAAACGGAGAGGAATTGATGCGCAGGGTGTCATGAATTATCCTTTGCTGAACCAGACCAAAGAAGTGATATTGACATCGGATGCAGAGAAGAATATTGAAGAGGACATCAGGGGCATTGAAAGGATAGTCACTGGTAGAATGCCACATCCTAAACGCATACGAATATGCCAGAAATGTGCCTATTCCGAGTTCTGCTTTTGTGGTGATGGCGATTGA